A genome region from Dreissena polymorpha isolate Duluth1 chromosome 16, UMN_Dpol_1.0, whole genome shotgun sequence includes the following:
- the LOC127861813 gene encoding uncharacterized protein LOC127861813 → MVTDHFNLPVDATLHNWRQVRGSLQGTEKKAEEAMEWVTIHLRNSHDQLYKLAAVGLLLPTSTADCERGFSTMKRIKTENRARMKSAVLNALMTVSIEGPDIEAVDFGKMVDAWHQEKPRRTVF, encoded by the exons ATGGTGACTGACCACTTCAACCTTCCCGTTGACGCAACACTGCACAACTGGAGGCAGGTTCGAGGCAGCCTACAGGGCACAGAGAAGAAGGCTGAAGAGGCAATGGAGTGGGTGACCATCCATTTGCGTAATAGCCACGACCAGCTCTACAAGCTGGCAGCCGTTGGCCTGCTCCTCCCTACATCTACAGCTG aCTGCGAGAGGGGATTCAGCACGATGAAAAGGATAAAGACGGAGAATCGTGCTCGCATGAAGTCTGCTGTCCTCAATGCACTGATGACGGTCAGCATTGAAGGGCCAGACATTGAGGCAGTAGACTTCGGGAAAATGGTGGATGCCTGGCACCAGGAGAAGCCTCGCAGAACAGTGTTTTGA
- the LOC127861815 gene encoding pancreatic triacylglycerol lipase-like, translating into MSCCCWWPLWKEVCYKDDGIGCFSNSKPYDNVNCKVPESPNHIQVQFLLYTRANSQSPEIVTNNTLSIQASNFSSTRKTKFIIHGYNDKHGPWMSKMAQAILKREDANVFAVDWSKGADNIDYNQAAANTRVVGALIARFITQLRTTAQAQYGDFHLIGHSLGSHISGYAGERIPGLGRITGLDPAGPQFEKKDPKVRLDPTDAVFVDAIHTDGDSLIQLGFGLEQPVGHVDYFPNGGENQPGCPNELSQNLFNLITGNIGALTDGVACSHMRVIDLFTESINSACLFRAHPCSSRADFQAGRCNACGTGCANMGYDSNSQQPQGGTYYLSTNGQSPYCKG; encoded by the exons atgtcttgtt GTTGCTGGTGGCCCCTTTGGAAGGAGGTTTGTTACAAAGATGACGGCATCGGATGCTTCAGCAACTCCAAACCATATGACAATGTCAATTGTAAAGTTCCAGAGTCGCCGAATCATATTCAG GTACAGTTCCTGCTGTACACCCGTGCGAACTCCCAGTCGCCAGAGATCGTGACTAACAATACCCTCTCCATCCAGGCGTCGAATTTCTCCAGCACGAGAAAGACAAAGTTCATCATCCACGGCTACAATGATAAACACGGTCCATGGATGAGCAAAATGGCACAGGCTATACTCAAAAGG GAAGACGCAAATGTGTTTGCAGTGGATTGGTCGAAAGGAGCTGACAATATCGATTACAATCAGGCAGCGGCAAATACCAGGGTCGTCGGGGCTCTGATCGCGCGATTCATAACGCAACTTCGCACCACTGCGCAGGCGCAATATGGAGACTTCCATTTGATTGGTCACAGTCTTGGTTCTCATATTTCCGGTTACGCCGGTGAAAGGATTCCCGGACTCGGTCGAATAACCG GCCTTGATCCGGCCGGTCCCCAGTTCGAGAAAAAGGACCCAAAGGTTCGTCTGGACCCTACAGATGCTGTGTTCGTCGACGCCATTCATACGGACGGCGACTCACTCATTCAACTTG GTTTCGGGCTCGAGCAGCCAGTAGGTCATGTGGACTACTTCCCTAATGGCGGAGAAAATCAGCCGGGCTGTCCCAACGAGCTAAGCCAAAATTTGTTCAACCTTATTACAGGGAACATTGGAG CGTTGACGGACGGTGTTGCTTGCAGTCACATGCGCGTAATCGACTTATTCACCGAATCCATCAACTCCGCCTGCCTCTTCCGGGCCCACCCGTGCAGCAGCCGCGCTGACTTCCAGGCCGGCAGGTGCAACGCGTGCGGCACCGGATGTGCAAACATGGGCTACGACTCCAACAGCCAACAACCCCAAGGCGGCACTTACTACCTTTCCACCAATGGTCAAAGTCCTTACTGCAAAGGCTGA